One window of Abyssibacter profundi genomic DNA carries:
- a CDS encoding DUF2452 domain-containing protein — protein sequence MPKHPNPQGKGLVPVLADLSRHRGQWLAAPAKAVEQVSAELFTSLFVLGSQFGFRPVAGRTYFLYRKPDKFWLSMLGPEHWSEAVAGVFIGRCVLQNDMTWTLALSDAASTDVAFMQQLDEARADFDTRLRQAAQVEDALPEFARERSYYKRVLSFALGHSLGASLSRAGLAGLSYEQARAALGQASNDEASTGHQAVTEGG from the coding sequence ATGCCCAAGCACCCCAACCCCCAGGGCAAGGGACTGGTTCCCGTGCTCGCCGATTTGTCGCGGCACCGTGGCCAATGGCTGGCAGCGCCGGCCAAGGCGGTCGAGCAGGTGTCGGCCGAGTTGTTCACCTCGCTCTTCGTTCTCGGGAGCCAGTTCGGGTTTCGCCCGGTGGCTGGCCGGACCTATTTTCTCTATCGCAAACCGGACAAGTTCTGGTTGTCGATGTTGGGCCCGGAGCACTGGAGCGAGGCGGTGGCCGGTGTTTTCATTGGGCGGTGCGTACTGCAGAACGATATGACCTGGACGCTGGCGCTCTCCGATGCTGCCTCCACTGACGTGGCCTTCATGCAGCAACTGGACGAGGCGCGTGCCGATTTTGATACCCGGTTGCGCCAGGCGGCCCAGGTCGAAGACGCCTTGCCCGAGTTCGCGCGCGAGCGGTCTTATTACAAACGCGTGCTGAGTTTTGCGCTGGGGCATTCGCTGGGTGCTTCGCTGTCTCGTGCGGGGCTGGCCGGGCTGTCCTACGAACAGGCTCGCGCGGCACTGGGGCAGGCCTCGAATGACGAGGCATCCACAGGTCACCAGGCTGTCACCGAGGGCGGTTAG
- a CDS encoding ParB/RepB/Spo0J family partition protein: MPHRPERLEAAVRHLPIDLIQPGTLQARRVFDPQGIEELAGSIRESGVVQPVVVRSLGDGYELLAGERRWRAAQQAELHEIPAIVRDDLSDDEAMVLGLIENLQRESLTPIEAAAGLQFLADHYDLTHAEAAKRIGKSREYVSNYLRLLKLAEPVQKLVNERLLSLGHAKALAGLPSVMQPGMAMDAVSGGWSVRVLESRCRAALKRAGAEADKPRRDAQWQAVEQQLTEALGNRVQIDFDGQKGEFRVAFHSLDEFDGILQRLGVEISG, translated from the coding sequence TGCCAATCGACCTGATCCAGCCCGGAACGCTCCAGGCTAGGCGGGTATTCGACCCACAGGGGATCGAGGAGCTGGCCGGCTCCATTCGAGAGTCCGGCGTGGTGCAACCGGTGGTTGTGCGGTCGCTGGGTGATGGCTACGAGCTGCTAGCTGGTGAACGCCGTTGGCGGGCCGCTCAGCAAGCCGAATTGCACGAAATTCCGGCGATTGTCCGGGATGATCTCAGTGACGATGAGGCCATGGTTCTGGGCCTGATCGAGAACCTGCAGCGGGAATCACTCACGCCGATCGAGGCCGCGGCCGGCCTGCAGTTCCTCGCCGATCACTATGATTTGACGCATGCCGAGGCGGCCAAGCGGATCGGCAAATCACGCGAGTATGTGAGCAACTATCTTCGTTTGCTCAAATTGGCCGAACCCGTGCAGAAGCTGGTGAACGAGCGGCTGTTGTCGCTGGGCCATGCCAAGGCGCTGGCGGGCCTGCCTTCGGTGATGCAACCGGGCATGGCCATGGATGCCGTTTCGGGTGGCTGGTCGGTGCGCGTGCTGGAGTCACGCTGCCGCGCGGCGCTCAAGCGCGCCGGTGCGGAGGCCGACAAACCCCGGCGCGATGCCCAGTGGCAGGCCGTGGAGCAGCAGCTCACCGAGGCGCTGGGCAATCGGGTACAAATCGACTTCGATGGCCAGAAGGGCGAATTTCGTGTGGCCTTTCACAGCCTGGACGAGTTCGACGGCATCTTGCAGCGCCTGGGTGTCGAGATCTCCGGTTAA
- a CDS encoding LVIVD repeat-containing protein → MRTLLSASCGVLVACSLMACSGSDSSPSSPVAQQGPVPKAACGPGSVPETGMQGRVSSEDHAEGRAAEGFRCNMEVVGSYLVPNAIGTVGGFKVERYVDGQGNECAYYDSTLLYPTNALDAEAGVNVMDLSDPSNPQLVTRLLTPAMLTPHESLVVSQQAGVLAAVTGNPGFYPGNVDVYDISEDCRNPVLRSSALVGNLGHESGLAPDGRTFYSANPGTPTLVALDITNPLVPTRLWTGPYYSHGLSISNDGNRAYIASGDGQGMLILDVSEIQARAEDPQVYEVANITWPNLTIPQNAIPFTRDGREYVIEIDEYSADSPDGGVAAHGDVVGAGRIIDISDETQPVIVSDLRLEVHEPENRDEIAGDPGAQLPVQGYAGHYCNIPTRVNPDIVACSMIVSGLRVFDIRDPANPKEIAYFNAPVNPRITPVFEASNWAMSSPAFAPERKEIWYTDGYSGFYVLRVTNGVW, encoded by the coding sequence GTGAGAACACTACTATCTGCCAGCTGTGGTGTGCTGGTCGCATGTTCGCTGATGGCTTGTAGCGGCAGCGACTCTTCACCTTCCTCGCCGGTCGCCCAGCAGGGGCCGGTGCCCAAGGCCGCCTGTGGCCCCGGCTCGGTGCCCGAGACCGGCATGCAGGGGAGGGTGAGTTCCGAAGATCACGCCGAAGGGCGCGCGGCCGAGGGATTCCGCTGCAACATGGAGGTGGTCGGCAGCTATCTGGTGCCCAACGCCATCGGCACCGTCGGCGGTTTCAAGGTTGAGCGCTACGTCGACGGCCAGGGCAATGAATGCGCCTACTACGATTCGACGCTGCTATACCCCACCAATGCGCTGGATGCAGAGGCGGGTGTCAACGTCATGGATTTGTCGGACCCCAGCAATCCGCAGTTGGTCACCCGGCTGCTGACACCGGCCATGCTGACCCCGCACGAATCGCTGGTGGTCTCGCAGCAGGCAGGCGTGCTGGCGGCGGTGACGGGCAATCCGGGTTTTTATCCGGGCAATGTCGACGTCTACGATATCTCCGAGGACTGCCGCAATCCGGTGCTGCGCTCCTCAGCGCTGGTCGGCAACCTGGGGCACGAGAGCGGGTTGGCGCCGGACGGTCGAACCTTCTACTCGGCCAACCCCGGGACACCCACGCTGGTGGCTCTGGACATCACCAATCCCCTGGTGCCGACACGGCTGTGGACCGGGCCGTACTACTCGCATGGCCTGTCCATCAGCAATGATGGCAACCGCGCCTACATCGCCTCGGGAGACGGCCAGGGCATGCTGATTCTGGATGTCTCCGAGATCCAGGCGCGTGCCGAAGACCCTCAGGTTTACGAGGTCGCCAACATCACCTGGCCCAACCTGACGATTCCGCAAAACGCGATTCCGTTCACCCGGGATGGCCGCGAGTACGTCATCGAGATCGACGAGTACTCCGCCGATTCGCCGGATGGCGGCGTGGCCGCGCATGGCGACGTGGTCGGGGCCGGACGCATCATCGACATCTCCGATGAAACCCAGCCGGTGATCGTGTCCGACCTGCGCCTGGAGGTGCATGAACCGGAAAACCGGGACGAAATCGCCGGTGATCCCGGTGCGCAATTACCGGTGCAGGGGTATGCCGGGCATTACTGCAATATCCCCACGCGCGTGAATCCGGATATCGTGGCCTGCAGCATGATTGTGTCGGGTCTTCGCGTATTCGATATCCGCGACCCGGCCAATCCCAAGGAAATCGCCTATTTCAACGCGCCGGTGAATCCCCGGATCACCCCGGTGTTCGAGGCCAGTAACTGGGCCATGTCCAGCCCGGCCTTTGCACCGGAGCGCAAGGAGATCTGGTACACCGACGGCTACAGCGGTTTCTACGTGCTGCGGGTAACGAACGGGGTCTGGTAG
- a CDS encoding phosphodiester glycosidase family protein, whose protein sequence is MARLMVAVAAVLLVTGCTDEDAPPRVTETPAPTGWASELNDDPLPVGWMLSEVREDCLLAPGVRLHRIIRGSPSVEPLPLPCEQIRQSVQFGGGSLASVFVSGPYVFHVLELDPAVFKGRLEPALAQGQIAGKATTSQMANSRGALAAMNAGFFVVGPGGTGDAAAQMGDDGMAGDPAGVTALSGQLISEAVGSREALLFDTTGHQLRFPRTSTTLALQAGSARALVDGLNRVPGAIRNCGGVGGDSPTEAARHDVTCTDADELVVYTPHWGQVTAPVDGLEAVLGQDGQLLSTRTPGGAIPAQGRVVVATGARVAELEAMLATAQPLQLDVELKLEGESAELSSGEHLLNGGPGLLRDGAVALTDAQGGFRHPDNPFFGLTWVDGPNPRTLVGRTASGRWLLVVCDGRQPDWSVGLPLRDAARVMQHLGATDAMNLDGGGSSTLVVRGQVVNRPSDGAERPVSDALLIVAE, encoded by the coding sequence ATGGCGCGGCTGATGGTGGCTGTCGCGGCGGTGCTGCTGGTGACTGGCTGCACGGACGAGGATGCGCCACCTCGTGTCACCGAAACGCCGGCCCCGACCGGTTGGGCATCAGAACTCAACGACGACCCGTTGCCGGTGGGGTGGATGCTCTCCGAAGTTCGGGAGGACTGCCTGTTGGCGCCGGGTGTTCGGCTGCATCGCATCATCCGCGGTTCGCCCAGCGTGGAACCACTCCCGCTACCCTGCGAACAGATTCGGCAGTCGGTTCAGTTTGGCGGCGGTTCGTTGGCTTCGGTGTTTGTCAGCGGGCCTTATGTCTTCCATGTGCTGGAGCTGGACCCCGCGGTGTTCAAGGGCCGGCTGGAGCCGGCGCTGGCCCAGGGTCAGATCGCCGGCAAGGCGACCACCTCGCAAATGGCGAACAGCCGGGGCGCGCTGGCGGCGATGAATGCCGGTTTCTTTGTTGTGGGGCCGGGTGGGACCGGCGATGCGGCGGCACAGATGGGCGACGACGGGATGGCCGGCGACCCGGCCGGTGTGACCGCCCTCAGCGGTCAGCTGATCTCCGAGGCCGTCGGTTCACGCGAGGCCTTGCTGTTCGACACCACGGGCCATCAGCTTCGTTTTCCGCGCACATCCACCACGCTGGCGTTGCAGGCGGGATCGGCGCGGGCGCTAGTCGACGGGCTGAACCGTGTGCCGGGTGCAATCCGCAACTGCGGTGGTGTTGGTGGCGACAGCCCCACCGAAGCGGCGCGCCATGATGTGACCTGCACCGACGCCGATGAACTGGTCGTGTATACCCCGCATTGGGGGCAGGTCACGGCCCCCGTCGATGGACTCGAAGCCGTGTTGGGGCAGGACGGTCAGCTACTGTCCACACGCACACCGGGTGGCGCCATCCCTGCGCAGGGCCGTGTCGTCGTCGCGACCGGCGCCCGGGTGGCCGAATTGGAGGCGATGCTGGCCACAGCCCAGCCTCTGCAGCTGGATGTCGAGTTGAAGCTGGAGGGTGAATCAGCCGAATTGTCCTCGGGAGAGCACCTGCTCAACGGCGGTCCCGGTCTGCTCCGGGATGGCGCGGTTGCGCTCACCGATGCGCAGGGCGGCTTTCGCCATCCCGACAATCCGTTCTTTGGCCTGACCTGGGTCGATGGCCCCAACCCACGCACGCTGGTGGGCCGCACCGCCAGCGGTCGGTGGCTGCTGGTCGTCTGTGATGGCCGCCAGCCGGACTGGAGTGTGGGGCTGCCGCTGCGCGATGCAGCACGGGTCATGCAGCATCTGGGGGCGACCGATGCCATGAACCTGGATGGGGGTGGTTCGTCCACCCTGGTGGTGCGTGGTCAGGTGGTGAACCGGCCGTCCGATGGTGCCGAACGACCGGTCTCCGACGCCCTGCTCATCGTGGCTGAGTAA
- a CDS encoding FecR family protein, producing MTQKRLTRGMTMRALAWLLLGLTSSLAIAAPRFDPQLVPFEQAGEYDYTVRPGDSLGSIVMQQYPDQRGHWQDMMRAIFTVNREQFVGTEHRLPVGTTLALPAVAQPTPAPVPAPTPPAPLYTAGSVVSLEGTDAQALRNDRPARALDRGAAVHVEDTIATGEDSQAVVRLVDGRLLVVRESSELTINSLDVDARGNVRKSLLTLARGGLRWVSNLIQRDPTADPDEAQPANDAEAPTNYQLRTPTSVIGIRGTDFAAQLCLPPSCQRPPSDEGTVVGLLDGAVGLSNDAAANVELAPGDVFLVSDPTTPPVSRPDLAAFVFGDAAQGKMVTRCIGSPTKQRLHRCSQTYERPADAP from the coding sequence ATGACCCAGAAGCGCCTGACCCGAGGAATGACGATGCGAGCCCTGGCCTGGCTTCTGCTTGGTCTGACCAGCAGCTTGGCGATCGCCGCGCCCCGCTTTGACCCGCAACTCGTCCCCTTCGAGCAGGCGGGTGAATACGACTACACCGTGCGCCCTGGCGATTCGCTGGGCAGCATTGTGATGCAGCAGTACCCGGATCAGCGCGGGCACTGGCAAGACATGATGCGAGCCATCTTCACCGTCAACCGAGAACAGTTTGTCGGCACCGAGCACCGCCTGCCGGTCGGGACCACGCTGGCGCTGCCTGCCGTGGCCCAGCCAACGCCGGCGCCTGTGCCTGCGCCGACACCACCGGCGCCGCTGTACACAGCCGGCAGCGTGGTGAGTCTGGAAGGGACGGACGCGCAAGCCCTGCGTAATGACCGGCCGGCCCGCGCACTGGACCGCGGCGCAGCGGTCCACGTGGAAGACACAATTGCGACCGGCGAAGACAGTCAGGCCGTCGTCCGGCTCGTGGACGGACGCCTGCTGGTCGTCCGCGAATCCAGCGAGCTCACGATTAACAGCCTGGATGTGGACGCGCGCGGCAATGTCCGCAAGTCCTTGCTCACACTGGCCCGCGGCGGTCTACGTTGGGTTAGCAACCTCATCCAGCGGGACCCCACCGCAGACCCAGATGAAGCGCAGCCCGCGAATGACGCCGAGGCGCCCACCAACTATCAGTTGCGGACGCCGACGTCCGTTATCGGCATCCGCGGTACCGACTTTGCGGCGCAGCTTTGCCTGCCGCCCAGTTGCCAGCGTCCGCCCTCGGACGAAGGCACCGTGGTGGGGCTGCTGGACGGAGCCGTGGGCCTGAGCAACGATGCCGCCGCCAATGTGGAACTGGCCCCAGGCGATGTGTTTCTGGTCAGCGACCCAACCACACCACCCGTTTCCCGGCCCGACCTAGCCGCGTTCGTTTTTGGTGATGCGGCGCAGGGCAAGATGGTGACCCGCTGCATCGGATCCCCCACCAAACAGCGCCTGCACCGCTGCAGCCAGACCTATGAGCGGCCCGCAGACGCGCCCTGA
- a CDS encoding serine/threonine-protein kinase → MSGSPSDSPTAGAATGLPECIAGYRILRLLGEGSMGCVYLAEQPQPHRLVALKVLRGAVATEAFRKRFLREIELMAALAHPGIARVYDAGEADTDSGRLPYLVMEYIEGQPLLDFVRAQGLDVPQQLTLLASLCRSVHAAHTQGVIHRDLKPANVLVDPEGTPRVLDFGVARMLDQRGATEMTSAGQVIGTIAYMPWEQLVDTTQVDARSDVYALGVMAYEMLSGHHPYPGLASMTLVGAVRRLGEQAPRPLSQAAPHTRGDVATVVMKALSREPARRYGSAAEFAADLERVLRRQPVEARPPTAGYLLGLLIRRHKGLAAASGLALGSLLLGAGLATWFAVGEARARADAEARGAEAVAANAFLQQMFAAATPAVARGRQLSAQDVLDFADRSLDARADRYPPRVRAELKRGLGMSYNALGELDAAQRLLDEAYALTVDAFEPGSVARYRTENDRARVLLNAGRYREAEAFLRPLLDGPAADADAVWRLRLVARLGHAVCEQQRFADCEALLEPALAEARAVLGPGDDTTLDMMEWLCFALAPQQRYDEIFRMANQMLPVLEQRYGRDHPRTFPARQWLAIADQELDRLDAAEQRMRSLLDDRLRVQGTANIDIAQTQHRYGMLLLRRAKWTEAEPVLRSAWATFERVRGRDDVGTLVSMVDLSIALRSQGDEQAAFELLGQVVERMDAMDRAITSPDVSFYGYYAAALDDRGQHARALALFERMEPQARALKYRSSPSLGIFIGNMGRCLMRAGQSGRAAEYLREAHALLADALGAEHAETLRVQADLDNLAGPV, encoded by the coding sequence GTGAGCGGTAGCCCCTCCGACAGCCCAACGGCCGGCGCCGCGACCGGCCTGCCCGAGTGCATCGCGGGCTACCGGATTCTGCGTTTGCTGGGCGAAGGCAGCATGGGCTGTGTGTATCTGGCCGAGCAGCCGCAACCGCACCGGCTGGTGGCGCTCAAAGTGCTGCGCGGCGCTGTTGCCACGGAGGCGTTTCGCAAGCGCTTTCTTCGCGAAATCGAGTTGATGGCCGCATTGGCCCACCCAGGAATTGCCCGGGTTTACGATGCCGGGGAGGCCGACACCGATAGTGGCCGGCTGCCGTACCTGGTCATGGAATACATCGAAGGCCAGCCACTGCTTGATTTCGTCCGGGCGCAGGGTCTGGACGTACCCCAGCAGCTCACGCTGCTGGCCTCGCTTTGTCGCAGTGTGCATGCCGCCCATACCCAGGGGGTCATCCATCGGGATCTCAAACCGGCCAATGTGTTGGTCGACCCCGAGGGCACGCCGCGGGTGCTGGATTTCGGTGTGGCGCGCATGTTGGATCAGCGTGGCGCCACCGAGATGACCAGCGCGGGGCAGGTGATCGGCACCATCGCCTACATGCCCTGGGAGCAGCTTGTCGACACGACCCAGGTTGACGCACGCAGCGATGTTTATGCGCTGGGTGTCATGGCCTACGAAATGCTCAGCGGCCATCACCCCTATCCCGGTCTGGCGTCGATGACGCTGGTGGGCGCCGTTCGCAGGCTGGGCGAGCAGGCGCCACGCCCGTTGTCGCAGGCCGCGCCGCATACCCGGGGCGACGTCGCCACGGTGGTGATGAAGGCGCTGTCTCGGGAGCCTGCCCGTCGCTACGGCTCCGCTGCCGAGTTCGCGGCCGACCTGGAGCGCGTGCTGCGCAGGCAGCCGGTGGAGGCCCGCCCGCCGACGGCGGGATATCTGCTGGGTTTGCTAATCCGACGCCACAAAGGCCTGGCGGCGGCCTCGGGTCTGGCGCTGGGGTCGTTGCTGCTGGGCGCCGGATTGGCGACCTGGTTTGCCGTCGGTGAAGCCCGTGCACGAGCAGACGCCGAGGCGCGCGGCGCCGAAGCTGTCGCAGCCAACGCCTTTCTTCAGCAGATGTTCGCGGCCGCGACGCCGGCCGTCGCCCGTGGGCGCCAACTCAGCGCCCAAGATGTTCTCGACTTTGCGGATCGCTCGCTGGACGCCAGGGCCGACCGTTATCCACCGCGGGTTAGGGCCGAGCTCAAGCGTGGTTTGGGGATGTCCTACAACGCCCTGGGCGAGCTTGATGCGGCCCAGCGCTTGCTGGACGAAGCCTATGCGTTGACTGTCGATGCTTTCGAGCCGGGCAGCGTGGCGCGGTATCGCACCGAAAATGACCGCGCTCGCGTGTTGCTCAATGCCGGTCGCTATCGGGAGGCCGAGGCCTTTCTGCGTCCGCTGCTCGACGGGCCGGCCGCCGACGCGGATGCCGTCTGGCGCCTGCGGTTGGTGGCAAGGCTCGGTCACGCCGTCTGCGAGCAGCAGCGGTTTGCCGACTGCGAGGCCTTGTTGGAGCCGGCACTGGCCGAGGCTCGCGCGGTACTCGGCCCGGGGGATGACACAACGCTGGACATGATGGAATGGCTTTGCTTTGCGCTGGCACCGCAGCAGCGCTACGACGAGATTTTTCGCATGGCGAATCAGATGCTTCCGGTATTGGAGCAGCGCTATGGCCGGGATCATCCGCGCACGTTTCCGGCGCGGCAATGGCTGGCCATCGCCGATCAGGAACTGGATCGACTCGACGCCGCCGAGCAGCGTATGCGGTCGCTGCTAGATGACCGGCTGCGTGTCCAGGGCACGGCCAACATCGACATCGCTCAGACCCAGCATCGCTACGGCATGCTGCTGCTGCGGCGGGCCAAGTGGACCGAGGCCGAGCCGGTGCTGCGCAGTGCCTGGGCCACGTTCGAGCGGGTCAGGGGGCGGGATGATGTCGGGACGCTGGTGTCCATGGTTGACTTATCGATTGCGCTGCGCTCACAGGGCGATGAGCAAGCGGCCTTTGAATTGCTCGGCCAGGTCGTGGAGCGAATGGACGCCATGGACCGTGCGATCACCTCGCCGGATGTCTCCTTTTACGGCTATTACGCCGCAGCGCTGGACGACCGGGGACAGCATGCCCGTGCGTTGGCGCTGTTCGAGCGCATGGAGCCCCAGGCGCGGGCCCTCAAATATCGAAGCTCGCCTTCGCTGGGCATCTTCATCGGCAATATGGGGCGATGCCTGATGCGCGCCGGTCAGTCGGGGCGAGCGGCCGAATACCTGCGCGAAGCCCACGCACTGCTGGCCGATGCACTGGGTGCGGAGCATGCGGAAACTCTGCGGGTGCAGGCAGACCTCGACAACTTGGCGGGCCCAGTCTGA
- a CDS encoding alkaline phosphatase PhoX, which translates to MANHASITLSRRSVLKSMFIGAAAASSPQVLIGRAQAQMASELPLPVGPLANIPDVEHKTLTAGAIDGVDDEVFAPPGFDVRCVAREGLNPLTGEPAPFGYEWHLDPDGGAVYPAADDGGWVYASNSEDTPGGVGALRFDADGNLIDAYSILEGTRNNCAGGQTPWGTWLSCEETTGGQVHECDPFGSAATAVRKPALGSFPHEAVAIDPIHHACYMTEDGGNQRFWRFVSDESDLSDDNGVTRMGLESGTLQVLSIQGFEDGGYPEAADARSPQPVTWETVDIDTSGRVLFPTFQNDETTQGTRFAGGEGIWYYEFPEALRQTPAGGSVPTRGVMFFATKGDNRVWAYDIENQLIEIIYDNDNMQMETGFDQVDNVVVSPSGDVLVAEDGALMRLVVVVPNGQAKLLMQITKGGSEITGPAFTPDGSRLYFSSQRGPSGADGSGTGGATFEITIPEEYRTAPVASTPDGETPDTDRPPTGSAGALTAATVAGAGIAALANRALRPADE; encoded by the coding sequence GTGGCCAATCACGCTTCCATCACGCTGTCGCGGCGTTCCGTTCTCAAGTCCATGTTCATCGGCGCGGCGGCGGCCAGTTCGCCCCAGGTGCTGATCGGCCGTGCGCAGGCCCAGATGGCCTCCGAACTCCCGCTACCCGTCGGTCCGCTGGCCAATATTCCGGATGTGGAACACAAAACGCTCACCGCCGGCGCCATCGACGGGGTGGATGATGAAGTCTTCGCGCCGCCCGGTTTCGATGTGCGCTGCGTCGCGCGCGAAGGGCTCAATCCGCTCACCGGTGAGCCCGCCCCCTTCGGCTATGAATGGCACCTGGACCCCGACGGCGGAGCGGTGTACCCCGCGGCCGACGATGGCGGCTGGGTCTATGCCTCCAATTCCGAGGACACGCCAGGCGGCGTGGGCGCGCTGCGCTTTGATGCCGACGGCAACCTGATCGACGCCTATTCCATCCTGGAAGGCACCCGGAACAACTGCGCCGGCGGCCAGACACCCTGGGGAACCTGGCTGTCCTGCGAGGAGACCACCGGCGGGCAGGTCCACGAGTGCGATCCCTTTGGCTCGGCCGCCACGGCCGTGCGCAAGCCCGCGCTGGGCTCCTTCCCGCATGAGGCGGTGGCCATCGACCCGATTCATCATGCCTGTTACATGACCGAGGACGGCGGTAACCAGCGCTTCTGGCGCTTTGTGTCGGATGAAAGCGACCTCAGTGACGACAATGGCGTGACCCGTATGGGGTTGGAGTCCGGCACGCTGCAGGTGCTGAGCATCCAAGGCTTCGAAGACGGCGGCTATCCCGAGGCCGCCGATGCCCGCAGCCCGCAGCCGGTAACCTGGGAGACCGTGGACATCGACACCTCCGGCCGAGTGCTGTTCCCGACCTTCCAGAACGACGAGACCACCCAGGGCACGCGTTTCGCGGGTGGCGAGGGGATCTGGTACTACGAATTTCCCGAGGCCCTGCGACAAACCCCAGCAGGTGGCAGTGTCCCGACACGGGGCGTGATGTTTTTCGCTACGAAGGGCGACAACCGCGTCTGGGCTTATGACATCGAGAACCAGCTGATCGAGATCATCTACGACAACGACAACATGCAGATGGAGACCGGCTTCGACCAGGTCGACAATGTCGTGGTCAGCCCCTCCGGCGATGTGCTCGTCGCCGAAGATGGTGCCTTAATGCGTCTGGTCGTCGTTGTGCCCAACGGTCAGGCCAAACTGCTGATGCAGATCACCAAGGGCGGTTCGGAAATCACCGGGCCGGCGTTCACGCCGGATGGTTCGCGCCTGTACTTCAGCAGCCAGCGCGGCCCCAGCGGGGCCGACGGCAGCGGCACCGGCGGCGCCACGTTCGAAATCACGATCCCCGAGGAATATCGCACCGCTCCCGTCGCCTCCACGCCGGATGGCGAGACCCCGGACACCGATCGCCCGCCCACCGGCAGCGCCGGGGCCCTCACCGCAGCCACTGTCGCCGGCGCGGGTATCGCGGCACTGGCCAACCGCGCGCTGCGGCCCGCAGACGAGTAG
- a CDS encoding DUF305 domain-containing protein → MGRWAKAITPAMLLLAMITTGLALHHWQRQAQAQSALAAATPSAVDIGFAQSMSLHHQQAVQMAQMMTRSDSTAITGLARNIIGTQLLELGEMRGWLRLWNQSFLPPETSMNWMLLGDEPPGPALRQYLLDCEASPTGMPGLATPQALAALNDLHGLERDRRFLELMQAHHEGGLPMAQFAARHARIHAVRRVAANIVLEQSREIAGIRIMLKMLESARPPG, encoded by the coding sequence ATGGGGCGTTGGGCCAAGGCGATTACGCCAGCCATGCTGCTGCTAGCCATGATCACCACCGGGCTGGCGTTGCATCATTGGCAGCGGCAGGCGCAGGCACAGTCGGCGCTGGCCGCGGCGACACCGAGCGCGGTGGATATCGGCTTTGCCCAATCGATGAGCCTGCACCATCAGCAGGCGGTGCAAATGGCCCAGATGATGACGCGGAGCGACTCGACGGCGATTACCGGTCTGGCGCGCAATATCATCGGCACACAGCTACTGGAATTGGGCGAGATGCGCGGCTGGCTGCGGTTGTGGAACCAGTCGTTTCTGCCGCCCGAAACCAGCATGAACTGGATGCTGCTGGGCGACGAGCCGCCTGGCCCGGCGCTGCGGCAATATCTGCTCGATTGTGAGGCCTCACCGACCGGAATGCCCGGGCTGGCCACGCCCCAGGCGCTGGCCGCGCTGAACGACCTGCATGGGCTGGAGCGCGATCGCCGCTTTCTCGAACTCATGCAGGCGCATCACGAGGGCGGGCTGCCGATGGCCCAATTTGCCGCCAGACATGCCAGAATTCACGCCGTGAGGAGAGTGGCGGCGAATATCGTCCTCGAGCAATCCAGAGAGATTGCCGGCATCCGGATCATGCTAAAAATGCTGGAGTCCGCGCGGCCGCCGGGCTGA